A single window of Anaerocolumna chitinilytica DNA harbors:
- a CDS encoding DUF5104 domain-containing protein, producing MHKFLIICILIFSMFFLSSCSIGGSRIEMLNKDNDEIEAENVLTHVIDAIKYQDKDALKTVFSKQAVGDADDFDDGVDGLFKFIQGKINSFEKTSGPTVFESNDHGRKKKEVSSYYYVKTDSQKYFFLLKNYPVDTDHPDNVGLYLLLVVKAEDKNDIYDGDKKILYDGDKKISHAGIYIPIK from the coding sequence ATGCATAAGTTTTTAATTATCTGTATACTTATATTCAGTATGTTCTTCTTAAGTTCATGCTCAATCGGAGGTTCAAGAATAGAAATGCTAAATAAAGATAATGATGAAATAGAAGCTGAAAATGTATTGACGCATGTGATTGATGCTATTAAATATCAAGACAAAGATGCTTTGAAGACAGTTTTTTCAAAGCAAGCTGTAGGTGATGCAGACGATTTTGATGACGGTGTTGATGGTCTATTTAAATTTATCCAAGGAAAAATAAATTCATTCGAAAAAACAAGTGGCCCCACAGTATTTGAATCGAACGATCATGGTCGTAAAAAGAAAGAAGTCAGTTCGTATTATTATGTAAAAACTGATAGCCAAAAATATTTCTTTTTACTAAAAAATTACCCAGTCGACACAGATCACCCAGATAATGTTGGTCTTTATCTACTGTTGGTTGTAAAAGCAGAAGATAAAAATGATATATATGATGGAGACAAGAAGATACTATATGATGGAGACAAAAAGATATCGCATGCAGGTATCTATATACCAATAAAATAG
- a CDS encoding ABC transporter substrate-binding protein codes for MKKVIALLMTMMLLVSLAACGKKDSSTSTNNATPTATEAAATDTPAATDTPAVTKSEPTNLTMWCIAVESDSNRHAYETAIADFQKAHPEINLKWEATQNQDYKTKIKAAAAANELPDIFFTWGGGFLREFVDAGRVYSLDEAYAKYASELPDKVLVNHKYDGKLYAAPTNYNVVAMFANKELLKQAGFDTVPSTYEELLKCCDALVAKGIIPFGCSGKETWCVTEYLESIIEKSVGASALTDMYLGKTPWNNDGVISAVNNFQEMIKKNYFDPEGIALSNDEVKANFIAGKYAFYINGTWNCASFVDIADKIQVAEFPVIDSTKSQLGELIGGPSDSLAVSASSKNPEVAAEAALELAKGVCHYGYLDGNGLPAWKPDYDTSKLNPLTLAVADIMNNSKQSVLFGDGIQSADNANIYLDYVNQIYASAIDGKAFAEGLDKDLKK; via the coding sequence ATGAAAAAAGTCATTGCGTTACTTATGACTATGATGTTGCTTGTATCTCTCGCAGCATGCGGAAAAAAAGATTCCAGCACATCTACTAACAATGCTACACCTACAGCAACCGAAGCTGCAGCAACAGATACACCTGCAGCAACAGACACACCGGCTGTAACCAAGAGTGAACCTACCAATCTTACTATGTGGTGTATAGCAGTAGAGAGCGATTCAAATCGTCATGCTTATGAAACTGCCATCGCTGATTTCCAGAAAGCACATCCGGAAATCAACCTCAAATGGGAAGCTACCCAAAACCAGGATTACAAGACAAAGATTAAAGCTGCCGCTGCAGCAAATGAACTGCCGGATATCTTCTTCACATGGGGAGGCGGTTTCCTTAGAGAATTTGTTGATGCTGGTCGTGTTTATAGCTTAGATGAAGCTTATGCTAAGTATGCATCTGAATTACCTGATAAAGTGTTAGTAAACCACAAATATGACGGCAAGCTCTATGCTGCACCAACAAATTACAATGTTGTTGCTATGTTTGCTAATAAGGAACTTCTCAAACAAGCAGGTTTCGATACAGTTCCCAGTACATATGAAGAATTGTTGAAGTGCTGTGACGCTCTTGTTGCAAAGGGAATTATTCCTTTTGGCTGTTCAGGGAAAGAGACCTGGTGTGTTACCGAGTATCTTGAGTCCATTATCGAGAAGAGTGTTGGTGCTTCCGCACTTACCGATATGTACCTTGGCAAAACACCATGGAATAATGATGGAGTTATTAGCGCAGTTAATAATTTCCAGGAAATGATTAAAAAGAATTATTTTGATCCGGAAGGAATTGCACTTAGTAATGACGAAGTAAAAGCAAACTTCATAGCAGGAAAGTACGCTTTCTATATTAATGGTACATGGAACTGTGCAAGTTTTGTTGATATAGCTGATAAGATTCAGGTAGCTGAGTTCCCGGTTATTGATTCTACCAAGTCTCAGTTGGGCGAGCTCATTGGAGGACCTAGTGATTCACTTGCTGTTTCAGCTAGTTCTAAGAATCCTGAGGTTGCTGCAGAGGCTGCATTGGAACTTGCTAAGGGTGTTTGCCACTATGGTTACCTTGATGGAAATGGTCTTCCGGCATGGAAACCCGATTATGATACAAGTAAACTCAACCCTCTGACACTGGCAGTTGCTGACATTATGAATAATTCAAAGCAAAGTGTTCTGTTTGGAGATGGTATTCAGTCTGCTGATAATGCAAATATTTATCTTGACTATGTTAATCAGATTTATGCTTCTGCTATTGATGGCAAGGCATTTGCTGAAGGTCTTGATAAAGACCTTAAAAAATAA
- a CDS encoding sensor histidine kinase, protein MRHGGNGFKRDFRMSLQQKALLMLIILLLFFSVMFMITTSIIIKKTEDDFKARTSETAVNNVVSTIRASLVNYNYLTRLIMLNDRVVSYLKAEETDKEKIYDVREGINEIQSLYSYIDSVYIFRNDGEHVSTGIGQYSININDVERSNILGARGAIVISINGNGTISKKGSKPLLTMSRAIYDINSQKLLGILMMNISGDVFNDALALQNPSGMCILDRNGTLLCGNQEIGLLYDSDYNSNSIVYKSIRLGGERKTLTGKLAVKPLVVLCASGKGAEPLPRDTLHALMITLIAFILSAFVCAWFITINIARPIKNLSEAMERTRSSGWLKKIDTHMPNNEIGRLAESYNSMIEYLNELFNRLLENQKNVQKAEIRVLQEQIKPHFLYNTLETISYMAVQENASKAHDALETLGSFYRNFLSKGDRDIPLKRELRITQDYLALQKLRYGDVFEDEYILDESTLDYMIPKLILQPLVENCIYHGVRLKGEKCVIRITTSMEEGGLHIIVYDSGVGMSAEQIKSVLEANEKDDNKELSGFGLRGTINRISYYYDSDNVVQISSEPGEYTQIDIYIPKMRKTKVEGDA, encoded by the coding sequence ATGAGGCATGGAGGCAATGGATTTAAACGTGATTTTAGAATGTCGTTGCAGCAAAAAGCCCTGTTAATGCTTATTATTCTGTTGCTTTTTTTCAGTGTGATGTTTATGATAACAACCTCTATCATAATTAAGAAAACGGAAGATGATTTTAAAGCAAGAACATCGGAAACGGCAGTTAACAATGTGGTATCCACCATCAGAGCAAGCTTGGTGAATTACAATTATCTGACACGTCTGATTATGCTCAATGACAGAGTCGTGAGCTATTTAAAAGCGGAAGAAACAGATAAAGAAAAGATATATGATGTACGAGAGGGTATAAATGAAATACAAAGTTTATACAGCTATATTGATTCGGTATATATCTTCCGCAACGATGGTGAGCATGTAAGTACAGGAATAGGCCAATATTCCATCAATATAAACGACGTAGAGCGTTCTAATATTTTGGGTGCACGTGGTGCTATAGTAATTTCTATTAATGGCAATGGTACGATTAGTAAAAAAGGAAGTAAACCGTTACTTACCATGTCACGTGCAATCTATGATATTAATTCACAAAAGCTTTTGGGGATACTAATGATGAACATATCAGGCGATGTGTTTAATGATGCGCTTGCATTACAGAATCCCAGCGGTATGTGTATACTTGATCGCAATGGTACACTTCTCTGTGGGAACCAAGAAATCGGTTTATTGTATGACAGTGACTATAATAGTAACAGTATCGTTTATAAGAGTATACGCTTAGGAGGTGAGAGGAAGACTCTGACCGGTAAACTGGCGGTAAAGCCGCTGGTAGTTTTGTGTGCCAGCGGTAAGGGGGCAGAGCCGCTGCCGCGGGATACTTTACATGCGTTGATGATTACTCTGATAGCATTTATCCTGTCTGCGTTTGTTTGTGCCTGGTTTATTACAATTAATATTGCACGACCTATTAAAAATCTAAGTGAAGCAATGGAACGCACAAGATCCTCCGGGTGGCTTAAGAAGATTGATACCCATATGCCAAATAATGAAATTGGCCGGTTGGCTGAAAGCTATAATAGCATGATAGAGTATCTTAACGAGCTGTTCAATCGCCTGCTTGAGAATCAAAAGAATGTGCAGAAGGCAGAGATACGTGTGCTCCAAGAACAGATAAAACCGCATTTCCTTTATAATACCTTAGAAACTATCAGCTATATGGCCGTGCAGGAGAATGCAAGCAAAGCCCATGATGCACTGGAAACACTGGGCAGCTTTTACCGCAATTTTCTTAGCAAAGGTGATCGCGATATACCGCTAAAGCGTGAGTTGCGTATTACACAGGATTACCTCGCACTGCAGAAACTTCGTTATGGGGATGTATTTGAGGATGAATATATTCTTGACGAGAGTACACTCGATTACATGATTCCTAAGCTGATTCTTCAACCTCTTGTGGAAAACTGTATTTACCACGGAGTTCGCCTTAAGGGAGAAAAGTGCGTTATTCGTATCACTACCTCCATGGAAGAAGGAGGTTTACATATAATTGTTTACGACTCAGGCGTTGGCATGAGTGCTGAGCAGATAAAGAGCGTGCTGGAAGCAAACGAGAAGGATGATAACAAGGAACTCTCAGGCTTCGGCCTGCGCGGCACCATCAATCGAATAAGTTATTACTATGACAGCGATAATGTAGTACAGATATCCAGTGAACCTGGAGAGTATACTCAAATTGATATATACATTCCCAAGATGAGGAAAACAAAAGTAGAGGGGGATGCTTGA
- a CDS encoding TetR/AcrR family transcriptional regulator, protein MKNSNDTKQRLIDVTRKMIDANGVDSVSMRDLGKEMNLSRGAVYVYFKNKEELLAAIVTENFEMLNSRIYKLSSEIDEPRKLVYEILFTFYSFGIKNQEHYKLMFLKQWDKEQYGNLHIAATEVFGVFYKCFEKSHEQKYTGNKSPIQLTAMVSAFIIGLVELNSTGHIEPEKGFDDPTALINSFVDLIFEKN, encoded by the coding sequence ATGAAAAACAGCAATGACACAAAACAGAGGCTGATAGATGTTACAAGAAAAATGATAGATGCCAATGGTGTTGATTCGGTTAGTATGCGTGATCTTGGAAAAGAAATGAATTTATCTAGAGGTGCAGTTTATGTATATTTTAAAAATAAAGAAGAATTACTTGCAGCTATAGTCACAGAGAATTTTGAAATGTTAAACAGTCGTATTTACAAATTAAGTAGTGAAATAGACGAACCCAGAAAACTTGTTTATGAAATATTATTTACTTTTTATAGTTTTGGTATAAAAAATCAAGAGCATTATAAATTGATGTTCCTCAAACAATGGGACAAAGAGCAATATGGTAACCTGCATATTGCAGCTACTGAGGTATTTGGGGTTTTCTACAAATGTTTTGAAAAATCCCATGAACAAAAATATACAGGCAATAAATCACCGATACAATTAACAGCAATGGTATCTGCATTCATAATAGGACTTGTTGAACTTAATTCTACTGGGCATATAGAGCCTGAAAAAGGATTTGATGATCCAACTGCTTTGATTAATTCCTTTGTAGATTTGATTTTTGAGAAAAATTGA
- a CDS encoding response regulator transcription factor, whose amino-acid sequence MMYRVMIIDDEMSARRLLQVSIDWKSLDMELVGEAESGIEAINIIDDLRPDIVFVDISMPFMNGIEFIEVATKRYTDLMIIVLTGFDDFEYARQCVRLPVIEYLLKPIVRQEVTEVLTKIKEKLDKHNSRTQEIGHEITPSDIEKIMQYLRDNFTDSNINLTSVAQNFGFNPSYLSRKFKQETGKSFVEFLIKCRMERAIVLAGTSKKMFCTANDVGIPDPNYFGRCFKKYTGSSYSDYVSAHTQR is encoded by the coding sequence ATGATGTACCGAGTTATGATCATAGATGACGAGATGTCTGCCCGTAGGCTGCTACAGGTATCCATAGATTGGAAATCACTCGATATGGAATTGGTAGGTGAGGCGGAAAGCGGTATAGAAGCGATTAACATCATTGATGACTTACGGCCAGACATTGTTTTTGTTGATATTTCCATGCCCTTTATGAATGGGATAGAGTTCATTGAGGTGGCAACGAAGCGATATACAGATTTGATGATTATCGTATTGACAGGATTTGATGATTTTGAGTATGCACGCCAGTGTGTTCGTCTGCCGGTAATAGAGTATTTGCTTAAACCCATTGTACGGCAAGAGGTGACTGAGGTGTTAACCAAGATAAAAGAAAAACTTGATAAACACAACTCTCGTACACAGGAGATTGGACATGAAATTACGCCGTCTGATATTGAGAAGATAATGCAGTATTTACGTGATAATTTTACCGACTCTAACATCAACCTTACTTCTGTGGCCCAGAATTTTGGATTTAATCCGAGCTATCTTAGCCGCAAATTTAAGCAGGAAACTGGAAAGAGCTTTGTCGAGTTCCTGATTAAGTGCCGGATGGAACGTGCAATTGTGCTGGCAGGAACAAGCAAGAAGATGTTCTGTACAGCCAATGATGTCGGCATTCCTGACCCGAACTACTTTGGTCGCTGCTTCAAAAAATATACAGGCAGCAGCTATTCGGATTATGTCAGCGCACATACCCAACGGTAA
- a CDS encoding S66 family peptidase — protein sequence MERLIKPRKLQKGDTVATISISGGRAGDVDMLERYEIGKTRLKEIFELNVVETPNAMKGSDFLYKNPKARVDDLMWALCNTKVKGIITNMGGDDSYRLLPYINYEIIRNNPKVMMGFSDISTLHNVFTYAGVSSFYGPSLLTPIAQPGKLDEYTKHWMDRVLFSSNVIGEAEPCKAWTCINWGNNKEQVHWTNNTGYKVINGKGKVQGRLLGGCCGPLQQIMGTSIFPSVEQWKDSIIFMEIGIPYSDEISGLHQVRAFAATGMFRQAKGLICTNLRNEEEAQLLKVICEEEGLIDFPILANVDFGHRTPMMVIPIGTLAELDCDNARFTILESAVID from the coding sequence ATGGAGAGATTAATAAAGCCAAGAAAACTACAAAAGGGTGATACGGTAGCGACAATATCGATTTCCGGGGGAAGAGCCGGAGATGTGGATATGCTGGAAAGATATGAGATCGGAAAAACAAGATTGAAGGAGATATTTGAACTCAATGTAGTTGAAACACCGAATGCAATGAAAGGGAGCGACTTTCTATATAAGAACCCTAAAGCACGCGTTGATGATTTAATGTGGGCCTTATGCAATACGAAAGTAAAAGGGATAATTACTAACATGGGAGGCGATGATAGTTATCGGCTTCTCCCGTACATAAACTATGAAATTATTAGAAATAATCCTAAGGTTATGATGGGCTTTTCTGACATATCAACATTACATAATGTTTTTACATACGCAGGTGTCTCATCCTTCTATGGACCCAGTCTATTAACCCCAATAGCGCAACCGGGTAAGCTGGATGAATATACAAAACACTGGATGGATAGGGTTTTATTTTCAAGTAATGTAATCGGCGAAGCAGAGCCATGTAAAGCTTGGACATGTATTAACTGGGGAAATAATAAGGAGCAAGTTCATTGGACGAATAATACTGGTTATAAAGTTATTAACGGCAAAGGAAAGGTTCAAGGACGATTACTCGGAGGATGCTGCGGACCCCTGCAGCAAATTATGGGAACGAGTATATTCCCATCAGTTGAGCAATGGAAAGACAGTATAATTTTTATGGAAATCGGAATACCGTACAGTGACGAGATTTCAGGTTTGCATCAAGTGAGAGCATTTGCAGCTACAGGTATGTTTAGGCAAGCGAAAGGATTAATTTGTACAAATTTACGGAATGAAGAAGAAGCTCAATTATTAAAAGTGATATGTGAAGAAGAGGGATTAATAGATTTTCCGATTCTTGCGAATGTGGATTTTGGTCATAGAACACCTATGATGGTGATTCCTATTGGAACGCTTGCTGAATTAGATTGTGATAACGCAAGATTTACTATACTGGAATCTGCAGTAATAGATTAA
- a CDS encoding SDR family NAD(P)-dependent oxidoreductase, which produces MTTEINSSKKTIIITGGNSGLGYECAKNVAKDNKNNYVILACRNAMKAKAAVDSLIKETSNNNIFTMELDLASLESVRNFVSQYSNSNYPPLYGLVCNAGLIMVDKTYYTKDGFESTFGINHLGHFLLVNMLLEKMINSSRIIFVSSGTHDPEQKTIVAPPVYESARLLAYPKEMSQNESMITVGQRRYSTSKLCNIYCTYELAERITKETNKNITVNAFNPGQMPGTGFSRTFPPLMKLMLKHILPVLTLFHKNATTAKTSGKALASLLLNPELNETTGKYFDGTKEIRSSELSYNKENRKDLWRTSVELTKLNKAETILGLD; this is translated from the coding sequence ATGACAACAGAAATAAATTCAAGTAAAAAAACAATTATTATTACAGGTGGAAACTCAGGATTAGGTTATGAATGTGCTAAGAATGTTGCAAAAGACAATAAAAATAATTATGTGATACTGGCTTGCCGTAATGCAATGAAAGCAAAGGCAGCAGTAGATTCACTCATAAAAGAAACAAGTAATAACAACATATTTACTATGGAACTTGACCTTGCTTCCTTAGAATCGGTTAGAAATTTTGTCAGCCAGTATTCAAATTCTAACTATCCCCCACTATATGGTTTGGTGTGCAACGCAGGATTAATTATGGTTGATAAAACATATTACACTAAAGATGGATTTGAAAGCACTTTTGGAATTAATCATCTTGGACACTTTTTATTAGTCAATATGCTGCTCGAAAAAATGATTAATTCCAGCCGAATTATCTTTGTCAGCAGTGGAACTCATGACCCCGAACAAAAGACAATCGTCGCTCCACCAGTATATGAGAGTGCCAGATTGCTTGCCTATCCTAAGGAAATGAGTCAAAATGAAAGTATGATTACGGTCGGTCAACGTCGATATTCTACTTCAAAATTATGTAATATATATTGCACTTATGAGCTTGCTGAAAGAATAACGAAAGAAACGAATAAAAACATAACAGTAAATGCTTTTAATCCGGGACAGATGCCTGGAACAGGATTTTCCCGTACCTTTCCGCCATTAATGAAACTTATGCTCAAACATATCCTTCCTGTACTAACATTGTTTCATAAAAATGCAACCACTGCCAAAACATCAGGTAAAGCATTGGCATCATTGCTTTTAAATCCTGAACTAAATGAAACTACAGGTAAATATTTTGACGGTACAAAGGAAATTAGATCTTCGGAGCTATCCTATAATAAAGAAAACAGAAAAGATTTATGGAGGACAAGTGTAGAATTGACAAAACTGAACAAAGCAGAAACAATACTAGGTTTGGACTAA
- a CDS encoding carbohydrate ABC transporter permease, giving the protein MKFGDNFLDQNKKSRPQSESFQKNGIKGKEIWVYIVFGIWALINLFPVYWMFTFSLKSNEEIFGKNVAGLPKEWLWSNYEKAMSVGHIGKYFLNSTIIAVVTIAIVMLFSLMATFALTRFIWKGRKQMNAFFMLGLTIPIHAAIVPIYVTLSKLHLLNTYLALIIPYAAFSLAMGILICTGFMQELPIDLDEAACIDGCNTWGIFFRIIVPLMKPAVATVSIYTFLQCWNELMFANIFISDSVHKTLPVGVQALSGQYTTDWGPIGAALVLATFPTLIFYIFFSKKIQDSFIAGAIKG; this is encoded by the coding sequence ATGAAATTCGGTGATAATTTTCTGGATCAAAATAAAAAATCCAGACCTCAGAGTGAATCCTTCCAGAAGAATGGAATTAAGGGAAAAGAGATTTGGGTATATATAGTATTTGGCATCTGGGCACTTATTAACTTGTTCCCCGTCTATTGGATGTTTACCTTCTCCCTCAAGAGTAATGAAGAAATATTTGGTAAAAACGTTGCCGGTCTTCCGAAAGAGTGGCTGTGGTCTAATTATGAAAAAGCAATGAGCGTTGGACACATTGGTAAATATTTTCTAAATAGTACTATTATTGCTGTTGTGACCATTGCAATCGTTATGCTGTTTTCACTTATGGCGACTTTTGCCCTGACAAGATTTATTTGGAAGGGAAGGAAGCAAATGAACGCATTTTTTATGCTTGGCTTAACGATTCCTATTCATGCGGCAATCGTACCTATCTATGTCACTCTTTCAAAGCTGCATTTGCTCAATACTTACTTAGCGCTTATTATTCCCTACGCTGCCTTTTCATTAGCGATGGGAATCCTTATTTGCACAGGCTTCATGCAAGAATTACCGATAGATCTCGATGAGGCAGCTTGTATCGATGGCTGCAATACCTGGGGTATTTTCTTTCGAATCATAGTACCGTTAATGAAGCCGGCAGTAGCGACGGTATCAATTTACACTTTCCTGCAGTGCTGGAACGAGCTGATGTTTGCAAATATTTTTATTAGTGATTCTGTGCACAAAACACTGCCTGTGGGTGTGCAGGCTCTTTCCGGACAGTATACAACAGATTGGGGACCTATTGGTGCAGCGTTGGTTTTAGCAACCTTCCCAACACTCATATTCTACATATTCTTTAGCAAGAAGATACAGGATAGCTTCATTGCAGGAGCAATCAAGGGCTAA
- a CDS encoding helix-turn-helix domain-containing protein: MKGYIGMNFDLNLSPTLITKTHLFYLITIAQHMYDEEYHLKRSNFGSFQLIYTIEGEGTLYYKDTLYHVRPGDCFVIDCDEYHEYVTLKGPWVYNYIHFNGASSKQFVEAVHLMKGVIINVEKNYTFHRLFYRIKKIVEEKGVFGEVEISSLLVQLLSELMRSETPLWIQPVIDFIYNNYKSKITIDQLADLAHINKYHFIKKFKKEIGYSPYQYIINHRIDEAKYYLTHMDYTIGEIAEITGFDSASNFSQQFTKIFHMSPQCYRKKSKI; the protein is encoded by the coding sequence AGACACACTTATTTTACTTGATTACCATCGCACAACATATGTACGATGAAGAATATCATTTAAAAAGGTCTAATTTTGGAAGCTTTCAGCTAATCTATACAATAGAAGGTGAGGGAACCCTTTATTATAAAGATACATTGTATCATGTTAGACCAGGTGATTGCTTTGTAATTGATTGTGATGAATATCATGAGTATGTTACACTAAAGGGCCCATGGGTATATAATTATATCCATTTTAATGGCGCATCCTCAAAGCAATTTGTAGAAGCTGTCCATCTCATGAAAGGCGTTATTATAAATGTAGAAAAGAACTACACCTTTCACAGATTATTTTATCGAATAAAAAAGATTGTTGAAGAAAAAGGCGTCTTTGGCGAAGTTGAAATCTCGTCATTATTAGTGCAATTATTATCAGAATTAATGCGAAGTGAAACTCCACTTTGGATACAGCCGGTAATCGATTTTATATATAATAATTATAAAAGTAAAATAACGATTGACCAACTTGCTGACTTAGCACATATCAACAAATATCATTTCATTAAAAAATTTAAGAAGGAAATAGGTTATTCACCCTATCAGTACATTATTAATCATAGGATTGACGAAGCGAAATACTATCTAACACATATGGATTATACAATAGGAGAAATAGCTGAAATAACGGGATTCGATTCAGCATCAAATTTTTCACAGCAGTTCACTAAAATATTTCATATGTCACCGCAATGTTATAGAAAAAAATCAAAGATATGA
- a CDS encoding carbohydrate ABC transporter permease produces MKKLYSNKLTIILFILPALILFLFILVAPIFISGYYSLFDWNGFGKKTFIGLENYSELFTSNSIGFVKALGNALLLALLSVVIQLPLALGLALLLGKGRKGERGFLSIYFMPVLISTVVIGQLWLKIYNPSYGLLNVTLRALGLDSLAKIWLGNRSTALGATFVPVLWQYVGYHMLLMFAGVKSVPTEYREAAMIDGAREGQINRYIILPYIKPILKISTIFAVTGSLKSFDLIYVLTNGGPLHSTEVPSTLMISMLFLRNRYGMGSTIAFLLIVLCFAFALIIGRIFKDKED; encoded by the coding sequence ATGAAAAAACTATACAGTAATAAACTAACAATTATTCTTTTTATACTCCCTGCGCTGATTCTTTTTCTTTTTATTCTTGTTGCACCGATATTTATATCGGGTTATTACAGCTTATTTGATTGGAACGGCTTTGGAAAAAAGACTTTCATTGGATTAGAAAATTATAGTGAACTGTTTACCAGTAATTCTATAGGCTTTGTGAAGGCTCTGGGTAATGCGTTGCTTTTAGCACTGCTTTCAGTAGTAATTCAATTACCTCTTGCGTTGGGGCTTGCACTTCTTCTCGGCAAGGGAAGAAAGGGGGAACGAGGTTTCCTCTCAATTTATTTTATGCCCGTTCTTATATCGACTGTGGTTATCGGTCAGCTCTGGCTAAAGATTTACAATCCATCCTACGGTCTGCTTAATGTAACGCTAAGAGCTCTCGGTCTGGATAGTTTGGCAAAGATTTGGCTTGGTAATAGATCTACCGCACTTGGTGCAACTTTCGTACCTGTTTTATGGCAGTATGTCGGTTATCATATGCTGCTAATGTTTGCGGGTGTAAAGAGTGTTCCCACCGAGTACCGTGAGGCAGCAATGATTGATGGAGCAAGAGAAGGACAGATAAACCGTTATATTATTTTGCCATACATAAAGCCAATACTAAAGATAAGCACTATTTTCGCTGTTACTGGCTCCCTTAAGTCTTTTGACTTAATATATGTTTTAACAAATGGCGGACCGTTACACTCAACGGAGGTGCCTAGTACGCTGATGATAAGTATGTTATTCCTGCGTAATAGATATGGCATGGGCAGTACGATTGCTTTCCTTCTCATTGTGTTATGCTTCGCATTTGCTTTGATTATTGGCCGCATATTTAAGGATAAGGAGGATTAA
- a CDS encoding MerR family transcriptional regulator produces MKDEEYYFKIGEMAEIFDISVKTLRLYDKMKLYQPEYTDNATGYRYYATKQVNKLNTILSLKSVGFSLKEIADMLNRQIDATELSRILQLKKAETQKKVDTLLYNIEALEGMIQVSEQEKEYKDRLTDKEKASVMSKIACLENIKFENFITQIFWL; encoded by the coding sequence ATGAAAGATGAGGAGTACTATTTTAAGATAGGTGAAATGGCTGAAATATTTGATATAAGTGTTAAAACATTACGACTATATGATAAAATGAAACTGTACCAGCCGGAATATACAGATAATGCAACAGGATATAGATATTATGCCACTAAACAAGTGAATAAGCTTAATACAATATTAAGTTTAAAAAGTGTTGGTTTTAGCTTAAAAGAAATAGCAGATATGTTAAATAGACAAATTGATGCAACTGAATTATCTAGGATTTTACAGCTTAAAAAAGCAGAAACACAAAAGAAAGTGGACACTTTACTATATAATATCGAGGCTTTAGAAGGTATGATTCAAGTATCGGAACAGGAAAAGGAATACAAAGACAGACTTACCGACAAAGAAAAAGCAAGCGTAATGTCAAAAATAGCTTGTTTGGAAAATATAAAATTTGAAAATTTCATAACACAAATATTTTGGTTATAG
- a CDS encoding VOC family protein: MKPFIKLQSVVLDCRQPAELAKFYMALLDGEIVYEIDNFVSISIPGVAISISCQFDEDYIPPVWPDSRKEQMKMVHLDFTVKDMDSAVQFALSLGAKKPLIQYWQPDWGPQWITLLDPAGHPFCLCSHE, encoded by the coding sequence ATGAAACCGTTCATAAAATTACAGAGTGTGGTTTTAGACTGCAGGCAACCGGCAGAGCTTGCAAAATTTTATATGGCTCTACTAGATGGAGAGATTGTTTATGAAATAGATAATTTTGTGTCTATTTCTATTCCAGGTGTGGCAATCAGTATTTCTTGCCAATTTGATGAAGATTATATCCCGCCTGTATGGCCGGATTCAAGAAAAGAACAAATGAAAATGGTACATCTGGATTTTACAGTCAAAGATATGGATAGTGCCGTGCAATTTGCCTTATCATTAGGAGCGAAGAAACCGCTTATTCAATACTGGCAGCCTGACTGGGGTCCTCAGTGGATTACTCTTCTTGACCCAGCAGGACATCCGTTTTGTTTATGCTCCCATGAATGA